From one Candidatus Omnitrophota bacterium genomic stretch:
- a CDS encoding carbohydrate ABC transporter permease yields the protein MGNDELWLRRRGELYPFGYNIGNLACQCESNEEKTLMDVAKIREKLNKTLLMMALILGALLMLFPFFWMLFVAVKAEGHGFKLDFVFAQPLFKNFTAVWTNESFPFSRFFINSLFVATSGSLMTALFCSMGAYVFAKKNFIFKETLFWMLLSTLMIPGMMYMVPQFAIVTKLGWINTYRGMIIPHVANIFGLFLLRQHMETIPDALISSAEIDGASEWQIFKNIIVPLSMPVITTVFLLSFLFQWTNFLWQLVVNTPDSLKLTLPVGLALFRGQYATQWTLLMAASAFSIIPIAVLFLALQRFFIEGLTAGAVKE from the coding sequence TTGTCAATGCGAAAGTAATGAGGAAAAAACACTAATGGATGTAGCAAAAATTAGAGAAAAATTGAACAAAACTCTGCTGATGATGGCTTTGATTCTGGGCGCTTTGCTGATGCTGTTTCCTTTTTTTTGGATGCTTTTTGTCGCTGTCAAAGCGGAAGGGCACGGGTTTAAACTGGATTTTGTTTTTGCCCAGCCGCTGTTTAAGAATTTTACGGCGGTGTGGACTAACGAGTCCTTTCCTTTCTCAAGGTTTTTTATAAATTCCCTTTTTGTGGCCACATCAGGGTCGTTAATGACGGCTCTTTTTTGTTCAATGGGGGCATATGTCTTCGCGAAAAAAAATTTTATTTTTAAAGAAACTCTTTTTTGGATGTTACTGTCAACCCTCATGATTCCCGGTATGATGTACATGGTGCCGCAGTTTGCCATAGTTACAAAACTCGGCTGGATCAATACCTACAGGGGGATGATTATTCCCCATGTGGCGAACATCTTCGGCCTTTTTCTGCTGAGGCAGCATATGGAAACAATTCCCGACGCGCTGATTTCTTCGGCGGAGATTGACGGCGCAAGCGAATGGCAGATTTTTAAAAATATTATTGTTCCCCTGTCCATGCCAGTCATAACCACGGTTTTTCTTTTATCATTTCTTTTTCAGTGGACAAATTTTCTCTGGCAGCTTGTTGTCAATACGCCCGACAGCCTTAAACTGACATTGCCTGTGGGGCTGGCTCTTTTCCGAGGGCAGTATGCCACTCAATGGACATTGCTAATGGCGGCTTCCGCTTTTTCCATAATACCGATTGCCGTGCTTTTTCTGGCGCTTCAGAGATTTTTTATAGAAGGCCTGACGGCGGGGGCGGTGAAAGAATGA